In the genome of Leeuwenhoekiella sp. MAR_2009_132, one region contains:
- the ruvB gene encoding Holliday junction branch migration DNA helicase RuvB produces MNENLDASGESFSREEHDIERALRPLSFDDFTGQEQVIENLQIFVQAANRRGEALDHTLFHGPPGLGKTTLANILANELGVSIKITSGPVLDKPGDLAGLLTNLEERDVLFIDEIHRLSPIVEEYLYSAMEDYKIDIMIESGPNARTVQINLNPFTLIGATTRSGLLTAPMRARFGISSRLQYYDTELLTTIVQRSAEILNVPIDMEAAIEIAGRSRGTPRIANALLRRVRDFAQIKGNGKIDIAIARFSLKALNVDAHGLDEMDNKILSTIIDKFKGGPVGITTLATAVSESAETIEEVYEPFLIQQGFIMRTPRGREVTEAAYKHLDRIKGPVQGGLF; encoded by the coding sequence ATGAATGAGAATTTAGATGCCAGTGGTGAAAGCTTCAGTAGAGAAGAACACGATATAGAACGAGCATTAAGACCCTTAAGTTTTGATGATTTTACAGGACAGGAACAGGTTATTGAAAACCTTCAGATATTTGTACAGGCAGCTAATAGGCGAGGAGAAGCATTAGATCACACACTGTTTCACGGCCCGCCGGGTTTAGGGAAAACCACACTTGCTAATATTTTAGCCAATGAACTTGGTGTGAGTATAAAAATTACCTCGGGTCCGGTTTTAGATAAACCTGGTGATCTTGCCGGTCTTTTAACAAATTTAGAAGAGCGAGACGTTCTTTTCATAGATGAGATACATCGTTTAAGTCCTATTGTAGAGGAATATTTATACTCTGCGATGGAAGATTATAAGATAGATATTATGATCGAAAGTGGGCCAAACGCCCGTACGGTTCAGATTAATCTCAATCCGTTTACATTAATAGGTGCAACCACACGATCTGGGCTTCTTACGGCACCTATGCGAGCTCGATTTGGTATATCATCACGTTTGCAATATTACGATACCGAATTGCTAACGACCATAGTACAGCGCAGTGCTGAAATATTAAATGTGCCTATAGATATGGAGGCTGCAATTGAAATTGCGGGTAGAAGTAGAGGTACTCCGCGAATAGCAAATGCCTTGCTACGTAGGGTACGTGATTTTGCTCAAATTAAAGGCAATGGTAAAATTGATATTGCTATTGCGCGCTTTAGTTTAAAGGCACTAAATGTTGATGCTCACGGTCTCGACGAGATGGATAATAAAATACTTTCTACAATAATAGATAAGTTTAAAGGAGGGCCTGTAGGTATTACAACATTAGCAACTGCGGTATCTGAAAGTGCAGAAACCATAGAAGAAGTGTATGAACCTTTTCTAATTCAACAAGGATTTATAATGCGTACACCGCGTGGACGAGAGGTGACGGAAGCGGCCTATAAACACCTGGACAGAATAAAAGGTCCTGTTCAAGGTGGCTTATTTTAA
- a CDS encoding LacI family DNA-binding transcriptional regulator has translation MEQTTLRDIAEKLNISITTVSKALKGYKDVSPKTRKKVLEIAESLNYKPNSFAVNLRTKESRIIGVIIPDVVHHFFSTVVNGIIELAEKKGYLVIVLQSNESYELEKKQIDLLIDKRVDGIIISLANKTDDFRHLLEVIDRKIPLVMFDKIAKVVPCSKVVIDDRKAAYIATSHLLKNGCKRIAHFRGTLIPQNAIDRFLGYKQALKDYNIPYDPSIVYECPAVDFEDGIRNAEKLLQDHTDIDGLFTGADQVAVGAIKVFNEKGIKMPQDIALMGFSNWFVSSAITPTLSTVDQPGFKMGKKAFKLLLKELNAGKQKTAIKHKTVVLPTALITRDSTNNTII, from the coding sequence ATGGAACAGACGACCTTAAGAGATATTGCAGAAAAATTGAACATTTCTATTACTACCGTTTCAAAAGCCTTGAAAGGTTATAAAGATGTAAGCCCTAAAACCAGAAAAAAAGTTCTTGAGATTGCTGAAAGTCTCAATTACAAACCAAACTCGTTTGCTGTTAATTTAAGAACTAAAGAATCTAGAATTATAGGTGTGATCATTCCTGATGTTGTACATCATTTTTTTTCGACGGTTGTTAACGGCATTATAGAACTTGCAGAAAAAAAAGGATATCTCGTAATAGTTCTTCAGTCTAATGAATCCTATGAGCTAGAGAAAAAGCAAATAGATCTTCTTATTGATAAACGTGTAGACGGTATTATAATTTCGCTCGCAAATAAAACTGATGATTTTAGACATCTTTTAGAAGTCATAGACCGTAAAATTCCATTAGTGATGTTTGATAAAATAGCTAAGGTTGTACCCTGTTCTAAAGTTGTTATTGATGATCGCAAAGCAGCGTACATTGCTACCTCTCATTTATTAAAAAATGGCTGTAAACGCATTGCACATTTTAGAGGAACACTTATTCCTCAAAACGCAATCGACCGTTTCCTTGGGTACAAACAGGCATTAAAAGATTACAATATTCCGTACGACCCTTCTATAGTTTACGAATGCCCTGCAGTAGATTTTGAAGACGGCATTAGAAATGCAGAAAAACTACTTCAAGATCATACAGACATAGATGGTTTATTCACGGGTGCAGATCAAGTTGCGGTAGGCGCCATTAAAGTTTTTAATGAAAAGGGTATAAAAATGCCACAGGATATTGCTTTAATGGGATTTAGTAATTGGTTTGTATCTTCTGCAATTACGCCCACATTGAGCACGGTAGATCAACCGGGGTTTAAAATGGGTAAAAAAGCATTTAAATTATTGCTGAAAGAATTGAACGCAGGTAAACAAAAAACCGCTATAAAGCATAAAACAGTAGTTTTACCTACTGCTTTAATAACCCGTGATTCAACAAATAATACAATTATTTAG
- a CDS encoding cytochrome c oxidase subunit II, whose translation MTVFLVLIVIILFAVTLWQMSKIYALSKGKSKDESGEVANDKDNSVNAKLMVMFTVFLYFLMFYCFWHYSKFYLPEASSEHGSKYDNLMFISIALIMFVQIITQFLLHFFSYKYKGEKGKRALFYADNDKLEFIWTIIPVIVLAGLIIYGLFTWSDIMNFEEDEDALVIELYAQRFNWKARYSGEDNTLGNANVRFIEGINQLGIDPSDADGQDDIVTQELHLPVGRQVIFKLRSQDVLHSAYMPHFRAQMNVVPGMITQFSFTPTVTTEEIRTTDYMQDKMRTIQKIRNDKNKELAAAGEPALDNYDEFDYYLLCNKICGKSHYNMQMKIIVESQEDYEAWIKQQETFKTSIAGQE comes from the coding sequence ATGACCGTTTTTTTAGTACTTATTGTAATTATACTTTTTGCTGTAACATTATGGCAAATGAGTAAGATATATGCACTATCTAAAGGCAAGTCGAAAGATGAGTCTGGTGAAGTTGCAAATGATAAAGACAACAGCGTCAATGCAAAATTGATGGTGATGTTTACAGTTTTCCTTTATTTCTTAATGTTCTATTGTTTCTGGCATTATTCTAAATTTTATTTACCAGAAGCTTCATCTGAGCATGGTAGCAAGTATGATAATCTTATGTTTATCTCTATTGCTTTAATCATGTTTGTACAGATTATAACGCAATTTTTACTTCACTTCTTCTCTTATAAGTATAAAGGTGAAAAAGGAAAACGCGCATTGTTTTATGCCGATAATGATAAATTAGAATTCATCTGGACCATTATACCTGTAATCGTACTGGCGGGTTTAATTATCTACGGTTTATTTACCTGGTCAGATATAATGAATTTTGAGGAAGACGAAGATGCACTAGTGATTGAATTATATGCTCAACGTTTTAACTGGAAAGCTCGTTACTCTGGTGAGGATAATACATTAGGTAATGCTAACGTTCGTTTTATAGAAGGTATAAATCAATTAGGTATTGACCCTAGCGATGCAGACGGCCAAGATGATATCGTGACGCAAGAATTACACTTACCGGTAGGTAGACAAGTAATATTTAAATTACGTTCTCAAGATGTATTGCACTCTGCTTATATGCCTCACTTTAGAGCACAGATGAACGTAGTGCCGGGTATGATTACACAATTTTCATTTACACCTACGGTAACTACTGAAGAGATACGTACTACAGATTATATGCAAGATAAAATGCGTACAATTCAGAAAATACGTAATGATAAGAATAAAGAACTTGCTGCTGCTGGTGAACCGGCTCTAGACAATTATGATGAGTTTGATTATTATTTGCTATGTAATAAAATTTGTGGTAAAAGTCACTACAATATGCAAATGAAAATAATAGTAGAGAGTCAGGAAGATTACGAAGCTTGGATTAAACAACAAGAAACGTTTAAAACTAGCATTGCAGGTCAAGAATAA
- the queG gene encoding tRNA epoxyqueuosine(34) reductase QueG — translation MIDNRSKYTQLIKTEAQRLGFMSCGISKAEFLEQEAPRLERWLKKNMHGEMGYMENHFDKRLDPTLLVPGAKSVVSLLLNYYPEAHQRKDSYKVSKYAYGTDYHFVIKDKLKELLNYITKEIGAVDGRAFVDSAPVLDKAWAAKSGLGWIGKHSNLLTKQVGSFYFIAELIIDLDLEYDTPVTDHCGSCTACIDACPTQAIVDAHVVDGSKCISYFTIELKNEIPSYAQDKMDEWMFGCDICQDVCPWNRFSKPHNQPLFSSNQAILDYSRNEWEELTQDLFSEIFRKSPVKRTKYAGLMRNIKFIKPE, via the coding sequence TTGATAGATAACAGGTCAAAATATACCCAACTCATAAAAACTGAGGCGCAACGTCTTGGCTTTATGTCGTGTGGCATTTCAAAAGCAGAGTTTTTAGAACAGGAAGCTCCCCGACTTGAGCGTTGGCTCAAAAAAAATATGCACGGAGAAATGGGCTATATGGAAAATCATTTTGACAAAAGACTTGATCCTACGTTACTGGTTCCCGGCGCAAAAAGTGTGGTTTCCTTGCTTTTAAATTACTATCCTGAAGCGCATCAACGCAAAGACTCTTATAAAGTTTCTAAATATGCCTACGGGACAGATTATCATTTTGTAATTAAAGACAAACTTAAAGAGCTTTTAAATTATATAACTAAAGAAATTGGTGCTGTAGATGGGAGAGCATTTGTAGATTCTGCGCCTGTTTTAGATAAGGCGTGGGCAGCCAAAAGCGGATTAGGTTGGATAGGTAAACACAGTAATTTGCTCACTAAGCAAGTAGGTTCTTTTTATTTTATTGCAGAACTAATTATAGATCTCGATCTTGAGTATGATACACCGGTTACAGATCACTGTGGTTCCTGTACTGCTTGTATAGATGCATGTCCTACCCAGGCAATTGTAGATGCTCACGTAGTTGACGGCAGTAAGTGTATTAGTTATTTTACCATCGAACTCAAAAACGAAATACCATCCTATGCGCAGGATAAAATGGATGAATGGATGTTTGGCTGTGATATTTGTCAGGATGTTTGCCCGTGGAATCGATTTTCTAAACCTCATAATCAGCCTTTATTTAGTTCCAATCAGGCTATTTTAGACTATTCCAGAAATGAATGGGAAGAACTTACGCAAGATTTATTTTCAGAAATCTTCAGGAAATCACCGGTAAAACGTACTAAATATGCTGGTTTAATGCGGAATATAAAATTTATAAAGCCAGAATAG
- a CDS encoding cytochrome P450, with the protein MSTMQKIPQVSRLMFIKSARAILKNPLPFHKKNFKLKGNTFRLKLGISESVVFSKDPLFAQYVLQKNQKNYKKSPIQTKDLAKYLGQGLLTSNGTHWAKQRKLIQPAFHKKQLATLIDKIEQAVITEIEKIEVNKPFDIFPIFNDLAFQTVVKALFSSAVDQKSIKRLQYITEAAQEMMVRELRQPYLIWWFKLSGQLNSTLKLTQEARQILKDLVKERQNQNKRQDDLLDMLLDARYDDGSAMAEEQLIDEILILFTAGHETTSNALTFTAELLARHPEVQDKLYAEISELDNENDLLLKIKSLQYVEQVVNESMRLYPPAYFIDRVSIAADSFSGYEIAQNTSLLFSIYEIHRDTNFWKDPNNFNPDRFIEDTSIKYSPYYYPFGAGPRMCIGNNFAMYEMILAVAELVKRFKIEFKASPIEINPLITLKPKDAILQFTKREN; encoded by the coding sequence ATGAGCACTATGCAAAAAATACCTCAGGTTTCGCGCCTAATGTTTATTAAATCAGCGCGTGCTATTTTAAAGAATCCGCTTCCATTTCATAAAAAAAACTTTAAACTTAAAGGAAATACTTTTCGGTTAAAGTTGGGTATATCTGAAAGTGTTGTATTTTCTAAAGATCCATTATTCGCACAATATGTGCTTCAAAAAAATCAGAAAAATTATAAGAAGTCTCCTATACAAACTAAAGATCTTGCAAAATATCTGGGGCAGGGTTTATTAACTTCAAACGGAACACACTGGGCAAAGCAGCGTAAACTTATTCAACCTGCTTTTCATAAAAAGCAATTAGCCACTTTAATTGATAAGATTGAACAAGCTGTCATTACTGAAATTGAAAAAATCGAAGTAAATAAGCCTTTCGATATTTTTCCCATTTTTAATGATCTTGCTTTCCAGACTGTCGTGAAAGCTTTGTTTAGTAGTGCTGTAGATCAGAAATCTATAAAAAGACTGCAATACATTACTGAAGCAGCTCAGGAAATGATGGTCAGAGAATTGAGACAACCGTATTTAATATGGTGGTTTAAACTTTCTGGACAGTTAAATAGTACATTAAAACTCACTCAGGAGGCACGGCAAATTCTAAAAGATTTAGTCAAAGAGCGTCAAAACCAAAATAAACGACAGGATGATTTGTTAGATATGCTTCTTGATGCGCGTTACGATGACGGTTCTGCCATGGCAGAAGAGCAGCTTATAGATGAGATTTTAATACTATTTACAGCCGGGCACGAGACTACATCTAATGCATTAACTTTTACTGCAGAATTACTGGCCAGGCATCCAGAAGTTCAGGATAAATTATATGCTGAAATAAGCGAACTAGATAATGAGAATGACCTTTTACTTAAAATCAAAAGTTTGCAGTATGTAGAGCAGGTTGTAAATGAGTCTATGCGACTTTATCCTCCTGCATATTTTATAGATCGAGTAAGTATAGCGGCAGATTCATTTTCAGGTTATGAAATTGCTCAAAATACGAGCTTACTTTTTTCTATTTATGAAATACACAGAGACACAAATTTTTGGAAAGATCCTAATAATTTCAACCCCGATCGCTTTATTGAGGACACGAGCATTAAGTATTCACCCTATTACTATCCCTTTGGTGCGGGGCCGCGAATGTGCATAGGTAATAATTTTGCTATGTACGAAATGATTTTGGCAGTGGCGGAATTAGTTAAGCGTTTTAAAATTGAGTTTAAAGCCAGTCCTATTGAAATTAATCCCTTAATAACCCTTAAGCCTAAAGACGCAATACTTCAGTTTACAAAACGTGAAAATTGA
- a CDS encoding MFS transporter, which produces MNKILSAINKPKLSFWQIFNMNVGFLGIQFSFGLQQTAINPIFLFLGASEDMLPILNIAGPITGLVIQPIIGAISDKTWLPKWGGRRKPFFLVGALIGSLCLFAFPYSPALWFAVGLLWILDVGNNMAMEPYRAFVGDKLPAKQLSLGYQMQSLFVGAGIVLANASIFLFQDWFGGGDVADAAGSIPKWLYYSFFIGAVLSVGTILWSVLKTPEIPPTEEELDEINQHRALPFSQRLKIPFIEIASTIKEMPRFMWRVAGVYLFQWYALFIYWQFTVPLFKTTMGFNTSQAAAQAAKMSTTYNITTIVVALALVPLTLKFGGRKVYSLSLFGSALALLTIPYITDPILVLLPMILFGIGWAAMMGIPYTMVSKIVPQKKRGIYMGILNMMIVIPMGIQTVSFGPIYKYLLGGNAVNAILFGGVFFMIAAILALRLKPKHAEKVFEETEG; this is translated from the coding sequence ATGAATAAGATATTGAGTGCAATTAATAAACCTAAACTTTCATTCTGGCAAATTTTCAATATGAATGTTGGTTTTCTCGGTATTCAGTTCAGTTTTGGACTTCAGCAAACAGCCATAAATCCTATCTTTTTATTTTTAGGTGCTTCAGAAGATATGCTGCCTATTTTAAATATTGCAGGGCCTATTACGGGACTTGTGATTCAGCCAATAATTGGTGCTATTTCTGATAAAACCTGGTTGCCAAAATGGGGTGGTCGAAGAAAACCTTTCTTTCTTGTGGGAGCGCTAATAGGAAGTTTGTGTTTATTTGCTTTTCCATACAGTCCGGCGCTTTGGTTTGCTGTAGGTTTACTCTGGATTCTTGATGTGGGAAACAATATGGCGATGGAGCCCTATCGTGCTTTCGTGGGAGATAAATTACCTGCAAAGCAATTGAGTTTAGGATATCAAATGCAAAGTCTTTTTGTAGGCGCAGGTATAGTTCTTGCAAACGCTTCAATCTTCCTATTTCAAGATTGGTTTGGTGGAGGCGATGTAGCTGATGCTGCAGGCTCGATCCCAAAATGGTTATATTATTCGTTTTTTATAGGAGCTGTACTTTCAGTAGGAACAATTTTGTGGTCTGTTTTAAAAACTCCTGAAATCCCACCTACAGAAGAGGAACTTGACGAAATTAACCAGCATAGAGCACTTCCATTTTCACAGCGGTTAAAAATACCATTTATTGAGATTGCAAGCACCATTAAAGAAATGCCTCGATTTATGTGGCGTGTTGCAGGAGTGTATTTATTTCAGTGGTATGCATTATTTATTTACTGGCAGTTTACGGTGCCTTTATTTAAAACAACAATGGGTTTCAATACTTCACAGGCAGCCGCACAGGCAGCAAAGATGAGTACGACTTATAATATCACCACTATTGTAGTAGCATTAGCACTAGTGCCGTTAACTTTGAAATTTGGGGGACGTAAAGTGTATTCTTTAAGTCTTTTTGGTTCTGCACTAGCACTGCTTACGATACCCTACATTACAGATCCTATATTAGTATTATTACCTATGATCTTATTCGGAATAGGATGGGCGGCGATGATGGGTATTCCGTACACGATGGTTTCTAAAATTGTTCCTCAGAAAAAAAGAGGTATTTATATGGGTATTTTAAATATGATGATTGTAATCCCAATGGGTATTCAAACAGTCTCTTTTGGTCCTATTTATAAATATTTATTAGGTGGTAATGCAGTAAATGCAATACTTTTTGGTGGTGTGTTCTTTATGATCGCAGCAATTTTGGCATTACGACTAAAGCCAAAACACGCAGAGAAAGTATTTGAAGAGACAGAAGGATAA
- a CDS encoding cbb3-type cytochrome c oxidase subunit I translates to MSAHSNALDHAHDDHDSHHDHHQTFISKYIFSTDHKMISKQYLITGLIMGIIGIAMSILFRLQLAWPEKSFTVFEIFLGKWAPEGVMDPSIYLSLVTIHGTIMVFFVLTAGLSGTFSNLLIPLQIGARDMASGFLNMVSYWLFFLSAVIMCCSLFVESGPAAAGWTIYPPLSALPNSISAAGTGMTLWLVSMAIFIASSLLGSLNYVVTVINLRTKGMSMTRLPLTIWAFFVTAIIGIVSFPVLLSAALLLIMDRSFGTSFFLSDIYIGGEVLHNSGGSPVLFEHLFWFLGHPEVYIVLLPALGISSEVIATNSRKPIFGYRAMIASILAIAFLSTIVWGHHMFISGMNPFLGSVFTFTTLLIAIPSAVKAFNYITTLWKGNLQFNPAMLFSIGLVSTFITGGLTGIILGDSTLDINVHDTYFVVAHFHLVMGISALYGLFAGVYHWFPKMFEGKMMNKNLGYVHFWVTAIGSYAVFFPMHFIGMAGLPRRYYSNTAFPYFDDLADVNILITIAAIVTAAAQLVFLYNFIVSIFYGKKGELNPWKSNTLEWTTGHEHIHGNWAGAIPSVYRWPYDYSKLNEDESDYVIAGQDYVPQTVPLQPNEEEMNH, encoded by the coding sequence ATGTCAGCACATTCAAATGCACTGGACCATGCTCACGATGATCACGATTCACATCACGATCATCACCAGACTTTTATAAGTAAATACATTTTTAGTACAGATCATAAAATGATCTCTAAACAGTATTTAATTACCGGTCTTATAATGGGTATTATTGGTATTGCTATGTCTATTTTATTTAGATTGCAATTAGCGTGGCCAGAAAAAAGTTTTACGGTTTTTGAAATATTTTTAGGTAAATGGGCGCCAGAAGGTGTTATGGATCCTAGTATCTACTTATCGCTAGTGACGATACACGGTACTATAATGGTTTTCTTTGTACTTACCGCCGGTTTGAGTGGTACTTTTAGTAACCTTCTTATTCCGCTTCAAATAGGTGCGCGTGATATGGCTTCAGGATTTTTGAATATGGTTTCTTATTGGCTATTTTTCTTGTCTGCTGTAATTATGTGTTGTTCTTTATTTGTTGAATCAGGGCCTGCAGCTGCCGGTTGGACTATTTATCCACCATTAAGTGCATTACCTAATTCAATTTCTGCGGCGGGTACCGGTATGACATTGTGGTTAGTTTCTATGGCTATTTTCATTGCGTCATCACTGTTAGGTTCACTTAACTATGTGGTAACTGTAATTAATTTGCGCACAAAAGGAATGTCTATGACCAGACTTCCACTTACAATTTGGGCGTTTTTTGTAACTGCTATCATTGGTATTGTTTCATTCCCGGTATTATTGTCTGCAGCTTTATTACTTATAATGGATAGAAGTTTTGGAACTTCTTTCTTCTTATCAGATATATATATTGGTGGTGAGGTACTGCACAATAGTGGTGGTTCTCCAGTACTTTTTGAACACTTATTCTGGTTCTTAGGTCATCCGGAAGTATATATTGTATTATTGCCTGCATTAGGTATATCTTCAGAGGTTATTGCAACAAACTCACGTAAACCTATCTTTGGTTACAGAGCAATGATTGCTTCTATTTTAGCTATCGCATTTTTATCTACCATAGTTTGGGGTCACCATATGTTTATTTCAGGTATGAATCCATTCCTGGGTTCTGTATTTACCTTTACAACTTTGTTGATCGCTATACCTTCAGCAGTAAAGGCATTTAACTACATAACCACTTTATGGAAAGGTAATCTCCAGTTTAACCCAGCGATGTTATTTTCTATTGGTCTTGTTTCTACCTTTATTACGGGTGGTTTAACAGGTATTATCTTAGGAGATAGTACGCTAGATATAAATGTTCACGATACCTATTTTGTAGTAGCTCACTTTCACCTGGTAATGGGTATATCTGCATTGTATGGTTTATTTGCTGGTGTTTACCATTGGTTCCCTAAAATGTTTGAAGGTAAAATGATGAATAAAAATCTTGGTTATGTTCACTTTTGGGTGACGGCTATAGGCTCTTATGCAGTATTTTTCCCAATGCATTTTATAGGTATGGCCGGTTTACCGCGTCGATATTATTCAAATACTGCTTTCCCATATTTTGATGATTTAGCAGATGTAAATATTCTAATTACAATAGCTGCAATAGTTACTGCTGCTGCTCAGCTCGTATTTTTATACAACTTTATTGTTTCAATTTTCTACGGTAAGAAAGGAGAATTAAACCCTTGGAAATCAAATACGTTAGAGTGGACTACAGGTCATGAACACATTCACGGTAACTGGGCTGGTGCAATACCAAGCGTGTATCGCTGGCCTTATGATTACAGTAAACTCAATGAGGATGAAAGTGATTATGTTATTGCCGGTCAGGATTATGTTCCTCAGACAGTTCCACTTCAACCAAATGAAGAAGAAATGAATCATTAA